Proteins from one Hemibagrus wyckioides isolate EC202008001 linkage group LG16, SWU_Hwy_1.0, whole genome shotgun sequence genomic window:
- the zgc:171929 gene encoding putative transcription factor ovo-like protein 3 isoform X1 produces MPRSFLVRRKREVCGVWTWGDAENSSWVNHISAAVAVKTPGVTSLQSVPTSDSVPSGPINSSSSTDLESAYASSSNESETASPEHFHSQQPPQSLFQTTPPPDSASATRAKVPAHSSGDFQCPMCHKIFPLQRMLTRHLKCHSLIKRHPCRYCGKGFNDTFDLKRHMRTHTGIRPYRCELCEKAFTQRCSLESHLRKIHGVRQQYAYRQRRSKIFVCEDCGFTSSRPDEYFMHVRQRHPDSPALRRYYRKHMQETHTQPRISPFMLYPTTAFYM; encoded by the exons ATGCCACGTTCGTTTTTGGTGAGGAGGAAGCGGGAAGTGTGCGGAGTTTGGACATGGGGAGATGCTGAAAACTCATCCTGGGTCAATCACATCAGTGCAG CAGTAGCAGTAAAGACCCCTGGCGTCACCAGTCTGCAGTCAGTGCCGACATCAGACAGTGTTCCTTCTGGCCCGATAAACTCGTCCAGCAGCACTGACCTAGAGTCAGCATATGCGTCCAGCAGTAACGAATCAGAAACAGCAAGTCCTGAACACTTCCACTCTCAGCAGCCTCCTCAGAGTCTCTTTCAGACGACTCCTCCTCCTGACTCAGCCTCAGCCACCAGAGCCAAG GTTCCTGCTCATAGCTCTGGAGACTTCCAGTGTCCCATGTGCCATAAAATTTTCCCACTCCAGCGCATGTTGACGCGACACCTGAAGTGCCACAGCCTTATCAAGAGGCACCCGTGCAGGTACTGCGGCAAAGGCTTCAACGACACCTTTGACCTGAAGAggcacatgcgcacacacacag GTATCCGGCCGTACAGGTGTGAGCTGTGCGAGAAGGCTTTCACGCAGCGCTGCTCGTTGGAGTCTCACCTGCGCAAGATCCATGGCGTGAGGCAGCAGTACGCGTACCGGCAGCGCCGCTCCAAGATCTTTGTGTGTGAGGACTGCGGCTTCACTTCCAGCCGGCCCGATGAGTACTTCATGCACGTGCGTCAGAGGCATCCAGATAGTCCGGCACTGCGCAGATACTACCGCAAACACATGCAGGAGACGCACACTCAGCCCCGCATCTCACCCTTCATGCTCTACCCTACCACAGCGTTTTACATGTGA
- the zgc:171929 gene encoding putative transcription factor ovo-like protein 3 isoform X2, with product MPRSFLVRRKREVCGVWTWGDAENSSWVNHISAVAVKTPGVTSLQSVPTSDSVPSGPINSSSSTDLESAYASSSNESETASPEHFHSQQPPQSLFQTTPPPDSASATRAKVPAHSSGDFQCPMCHKIFPLQRMLTRHLKCHSLIKRHPCRYCGKGFNDTFDLKRHMRTHTGIRPYRCELCEKAFTQRCSLESHLRKIHGVRQQYAYRQRRSKIFVCEDCGFTSSRPDEYFMHVRQRHPDSPALRRYYRKHMQETHTQPRISPFMLYPTTAFYM from the exons ATGCCACGTTCGTTTTTGGTGAGGAGGAAGCGGGAAGTGTGCGGAGTTTGGACATGGGGAGATGCTGAAAACTCATCCTGGGTCAATCACATCAGTGCAG TAGCAGTAAAGACCCCTGGCGTCACCAGTCTGCAGTCAGTGCCGACATCAGACAGTGTTCCTTCTGGCCCGATAAACTCGTCCAGCAGCACTGACCTAGAGTCAGCATATGCGTCCAGCAGTAACGAATCAGAAACAGCAAGTCCTGAACACTTCCACTCTCAGCAGCCTCCTCAGAGTCTCTTTCAGACGACTCCTCCTCCTGACTCAGCCTCAGCCACCAGAGCCAAG GTTCCTGCTCATAGCTCTGGAGACTTCCAGTGTCCCATGTGCCATAAAATTTTCCCACTCCAGCGCATGTTGACGCGACACCTGAAGTGCCACAGCCTTATCAAGAGGCACCCGTGCAGGTACTGCGGCAAAGGCTTCAACGACACCTTTGACCTGAAGAggcacatgcgcacacacacag GTATCCGGCCGTACAGGTGTGAGCTGTGCGAGAAGGCTTTCACGCAGCGCTGCTCGTTGGAGTCTCACCTGCGCAAGATCCATGGCGTGAGGCAGCAGTACGCGTACCGGCAGCGCCGCTCCAAGATCTTTGTGTGTGAGGACTGCGGCTTCACTTCCAGCCGGCCCGATGAGTACTTCATGCACGTGCGTCAGAGGCATCCAGATAGTCCGGCACTGCGCAGATACTACCGCAAACACATGCAGGAGACGCACACTCAGCCCCGCATCTCACCCTTCATGCTCTACCCTACCACAGCGTTTTACATGTGA